The following DNA comes from Desulfobotulus mexicanus.
AGGACGCAGAGGGTGCGGAGGACATCGTTCACGGAAACGCCCATATCCTGATACAGGCGGCCAAGGGTGGGGAGATCCCGAAGGATGGCGTTCACCTGCGTCACGAGCTTTCGGGCAAGGCGGATCTGGTCTTCCCTGTCCGGGGCTTCCGTGGCAAGGGCCGGAGCCGACACCGAGAAACGGCCTGTTTTGCGGATGGCGGGAAGCACTTCCGAGGCCACCCAGTTGGTGAAGTCTTCGGCGGCGGGTTTGTTGGATCGGAAGGCCAGCTTGTACAGGGCGGGTTCGTTGATGGTGACGAACTCCTGATCCTGCTCGCCGTACACCCCGTGCTGGTTCTGGAGGGGGGTGCGGAAACTCCGCATCCCCCTCCAGTTTTCCGGAATACTGTCCAGTGTGTTGCCCCTCCACGAAATGCCCAGGGCATCACAAACATCTCTGGCAACAAACCAGAGGCTTCCGTTTTCTTCGGTGATGGTTCTTACGGTGTGATCCTGAAAAGTGAAAGCAGTGGTGGGCAGGTTCTGTGTCATGACGGTCTCCTTTGCTGGTGATAGCTGGGAATCCGCCGCCCTTGTGCGAAAAGGGAGACGGAGCTGAGCGGGTTCGCACTACCGGGCAAAGGAGAACCGGCGCTTCCGAAGAAGCCCCGCACAGCTCCGCCATAAGGGTAAGAAAGGGCGCAAAAAATGCGCCTGCATTTCTTTCATGGTGGAGGGCGCTAGCTCCTCTGCTTTCGGGGGTGCGAATCCCGACTGCGGTTTTTTGCCGCAGCATGAAAACAGTACCCAGACCGGAATGGAATGTCAAGACGCTGTTGCGGATGGGGGAAAAAGGCGGAAAATTACGGAAAACGGACGC
Coding sequences within:
- a CDS encoding BRO-N domain-containing protein, whose translation is MTQNLPTTAFTFQDHTVRTITEENGSLWFVARDVCDALGISWRGNTLDSIPENWRGMRSFRTPLQNQHGVYGEQDQEFVTINEPALYKLAFRSNKPAAEDFTNWVASEVLPAIRKTGRFSVSAPALATEAPDREDQIRLARKLVTQVNAILRDLPTLGRLYQDMGVSVNDVLRTLCVLSPDIHHEAYLQSLRDHDAATRPRN